From one Rhodoferax sp. PAMC 29310 genomic stretch:
- the rraA gene encoding ribonuclease E activity regulator RraA, whose translation MPDSLATCDLCDVHKNDSSGAFRVLPPVFRDYGAALRFSGPVEMVKCFEDNSLVKAAVDSPGLVDSPDGPIGKVLVVDGGGSLRRALLGGNLGAAAARNGWAGVVVDGCVRDVGELAEFEIGIRALASMPLPTEKRNTGQADVAVQIQGVWVRPGDWLYADEDGMVVSSRKLD comes from the coding sequence ATGCCCGATTCCCTCGCTACTTGTGATCTCTGCGATGTTCATAAAAATGATTCATCTGGTGCATTCCGGGTGTTGCCGCCAGTGTTTCGAGACTATGGCGCGGCTCTTCGATTCAGTGGACCGGTAGAGATGGTGAAGTGCTTTGAGGACAATTCGCTGGTGAAAGCCGCGGTGGACTCGCCGGGCCTGGTGGACTCACCCGATGGGCCCATCGGGAAGGTGTTGGTGGTTGATGGCGGTGGCTCCCTTCGTCGGGCTTTGCTGGGGGGCAACCTTGGCGCTGCGGCCGCCAGAAACGGGTGGGCTGGCGTTGTGGTTGACGGTTGTGTCCGTGATGTCGGTGAGTTGGCCGAGTTTGAGATTGGGATTCGTGCCCTGGCGAGCATGCCGCTACCGACAGAAAAGAGAAACACCGGACAGGCCGATGTGGCGGTGCAGATTCAAGGCGTCTGGGTCCGCCCGGGCGACTGGTTGTACGCCGACGAAGACGGCATGGTGGTCTCTTCCCGCAAATTGGACTAG
- a CDS encoding SWIB/MDM2 domain-containing protein — MATATKAPAKKAAPAKKAAPAKAAAPAKKVVAAKKPGAKAPAKKTTAVKKAAVPEAPAKKRTANAAFMKALTPSAALAAVVGATPLARTEVVKQLWVYIKKHKLQDAVNKRMINADAKLKEVFGKMQVSMFEMAGLIGKHLK; from the coding sequence ATGGCAACTGCAACTAAGGCGCCGGCAAAGAAAGCTGCACCAGCAAAAAAAGCAGCCCCAGCGAAAGCCGCGGCTCCTGCAAAAAAGGTCGTAGCGGCCAAAAAACCTGGTGCCAAAGCACCTGCAAAAAAGACGACTGCCGTTAAAAAAGCCGCAGTGCCAGAAGCACCTGCCAAAAAGCGCACCGCCAACGCAGCGTTCATGAAAGCCTTGACACCAAGTGCAGCGCTAGCCGCTGTCGTTGGCGCAACGCCACTGGCTCGCACAGAAGTAGTCAAGCAATTGTGGGTTTACATCAAAAAGCACAAGCTGCAAGATGCTGTCAACAAGCGCATGATCAATGCTGATGCCAAGTTGAAAGAAGTTTTTGGCAAGATGCAAGTGTCGATGTTCGAGATGGCTGGCCTGATCGGCAAGCACCTCAAATAA
- a CDS encoding ABC transporter permease subunit yields MIRFLLTRFSLIIPTFIGMTLVAFFLIRMVPGDPIETLAGERGIDAERHAVLLKEYGLDRPVIVQYGVYIGKVLQGDLGTSLITHAPVLDEFIALFPATIELAVCAILFALLIGIPAGILAAVKRNTFLDHGVMGVSLTGYSMPIFWWGLLLILLFSVKLDLTPVSGRISVMYFIEPVTGFLLIDTWLAGDKGAFWSALHHLILPTIVLGTIPLAVIARMTRSAMLEVLGEDYIRTARAKGLSNLRVVALHALRNALIPVVTVIGLQVGVLFTGAILTETIFSWPGVGKWMIEAIGRRDYPVLQGGMLLLGIIVMMVNLLVDVTYGIINPRIRH; encoded by the coding sequence ATGATACGTTTTCTTCTCACGCGCTTTAGCTTGATCATTCCGACCTTCATCGGCATGACGTTGGTTGCGTTCTTTCTGATTCGAATGGTTCCAGGCGATCCCATTGAAACGCTTGCCGGTGAACGCGGTATCGACGCCGAACGTCACGCCGTGCTGCTCAAGGAATATGGACTGGACCGTCCGGTCATCGTCCAATACGGCGTCTATATTGGAAAAGTGCTCCAAGGTGATCTGGGCACATCACTAATCACCCACGCGCCAGTGCTGGATGAGTTCATCGCACTCTTTCCGGCCACCATCGAATTGGCGGTCTGTGCCATTCTTTTTGCACTGCTGATTGGCATACCCGCTGGCATCCTTGCGGCGGTCAAGAGGAACACCTTCCTTGACCATGGCGTCATGGGGGTCTCGCTCACCGGCTACTCCATGCCGATTTTCTGGTGGGGCTTGCTGCTGATTCTGCTGTTCTCAGTGAAACTTGATCTGACGCCTGTCTCGGGGCGCATCTCGGTCATGTACTTTATTGAACCAGTGACCGGCTTCCTGCTGATCGACACTTGGCTGGCGGGTGACAAAGGCGCCTTCTGGTCAGCACTCCACCATTTGATACTCCCCACCATTGTGCTGGGCACCATTCCGCTGGCCGTGATTGCTCGCATGACCCGCTCGGCTATGCTGGAGGTGCTGGGCGAGGACTACATTCGCACGGCGCGCGCCAAAGGCCTTTCCAATTTGCGCGTGGTGGCTTTGCACGCCTTGCGCAACGCGCTCATTCCGGTCGTCACCGTGATTGGACTGCAAGTTGGCGTTTTGTTCACGGGCGCCATCCTGACTGAAACCATCTTTTCCTGGCCCGGTGTGGGCAAGTGGATGATTGAGGCGATTGGTCGCCGCGACTACCCGGTTTTACAAGGCGGCATGCTGTTGCTCGGCATCATCGTGATGATGGTCAACCTGTTGGTTGACGTGACTTACGGCATCATCAATCCCCGCATAAGGCACTGA
- a CDS encoding ABC transporter permease subunit, translated as MNVSSIIDNPAIEPPRPLREFWTYFSANKGAVAGLVIVVTVLLMAAFAPWLAPYSPDITNPEVFLTPPAWQTGGSSAHLLGTDAIGRDILSRLIHGARLSLAIGLAVVTLSVILGTILGLTAGYFRGLFEISVMRLMDIILTLPSLLLAIVIVAILGPGLMNAMLAVAIVVLPHYVRITRAAVITEMSKDYVTAARMNGAGHLRLMFNEVLPNCTAPLIVQASLGISTAILDAAALGFLGLGAQPPSPEWGTMLADAREFVLRAWWVVTFPGLAILITVLAFNLLGDGLRDAFDPKLKR; from the coding sequence CTGAACGTGAGCTCCATTATTGACAATCCGGCCATCGAGCCGCCCCGTCCACTGCGTGAGTTCTGGACCTACTTCAGCGCCAACAAAGGTGCCGTCGCGGGCCTGGTTATTGTGGTGACCGTGCTGCTGATGGCAGCTTTCGCCCCTTGGCTGGCGCCCTACTCACCCGACATCACCAACCCTGAAGTCTTTCTGACGCCTCCCGCATGGCAAACCGGAGGCTCCAGCGCCCACCTGCTGGGCACTGACGCCATTGGCCGCGATATTTTGTCTCGCCTGATTCATGGTGCCCGACTGTCGCTGGCCATTGGCCTGGCAGTGGTGACGTTATCCGTGATTTTGGGCACCATTCTGGGGCTGACGGCGGGCTACTTTCGAGGCCTGTTTGAGATCAGCGTCATGCGCCTCATGGACATCATTCTGACCTTGCCCAGCTTGCTGCTCGCCATTGTGATTGTGGCCATTCTGGGGCCTGGCCTTATGAACGCGATGCTGGCCGTGGCCATTGTGGTGCTGCCCCATTACGTTCGCATTACCCGTGCGGCTGTGATCACAGAAATGTCGAAAGACTATGTGACTGCAGCGCGCATGAACGGCGCCGGCCACCTTCGCCTGATGTTCAATGAGGTTTTGCCCAACTGCACAGCGCCTTTGATTGTTCAGGCCTCACTGGGTATCTCCACTGCCATTCTTGACGCCGCCGCCCTGGGATTTCTGGGCCTAGGTGCCCAGCCACCATCGCCTGAATGGGGAACCATGCTGGCTGACGCGCGCGAATTTGTGCTGCGCGCCTGGTGGGTTGTGACCTTCCCCGGGTTGGCCATTCTGATTACCGTCCTGGCATTCAATTTGCTTGGTGATGGTCTGCGCGATGCGTTCGACCCCAAATTGAAGCGCTGA
- a CDS encoding ABC transporter ATP-binding protein, with protein sequence MPLLEIENLSVEFPSKNSVMHAVDGVSLSLETGGVLGIVGESGSGKSVTMMALMGLVSYPGRVTADKLRFDGHDLLSLSQSERNKLIGKDVAMIFQDPTTSLNPCFTVGFQLAETLKLHLGMNGQTAKKRSIELLEQVGIPAPEKRLKDYPHQMSGGMNQRVMIAMAIACNPKLLIADEPTTALDVTIQAQILDLLRSLQKERGMALVMITHNMGVVSEMAQRVAVMYAGQVMEERSAQTIFAVPQHPYTEALLAAMPERSDGFSRLATIPGMVPGLYDRPAGCLFAPRCNYADDSCRSQRPPLRAWQDGMVRCHYPLAEATKSAAKTGAPVAMGAAQ encoded by the coding sequence ATGCCCTTATTAGAAATTGAAAATCTGTCCGTGGAGTTTCCCTCCAAGAACAGCGTCATGCATGCTGTTGACGGGGTGAGTCTGAGCCTAGAGACTGGCGGCGTACTCGGCATTGTGGGCGAATCCGGCTCCGGGAAAAGCGTCACCATGATGGCTTTGATGGGCCTGGTTTCCTACCCCGGCCGTGTCACGGCGGACAAGCTCCGGTTTGACGGACACGACCTTTTGTCCCTCTCCCAAAGTGAGCGCAACAAGCTCATTGGCAAAGACGTGGCCATGATCTTCCAGGACCCGACCACCAGCCTGAATCCGTGCTTCACGGTCGGATTTCAGTTGGCCGAAACCCTCAAGCTCCATCTTGGCATGAACGGTCAAACCGCCAAAAAGCGCTCCATTGAGTTGCTGGAGCAAGTCGGCATTCCGGCGCCTGAGAAGCGCCTCAAGGACTACCCGCATCAAATGTCGGGCGGGATGAACCAGCGCGTCATGATCGCCATGGCGATTGCCTGCAACCCCAAGCTATTGATCGCAGACGAGCCCACTACGGCGCTTGATGTGACCATTCAGGCTCAAATTTTGGACCTGCTGCGCAGCCTACAAAAAGAACGCGGCATGGCGCTGGTGATGATCACGCACAACATGGGCGTCGTGTCTGAGATGGCCCAGCGCGTGGCGGTCATGTACGCCGGCCAGGTGATGGAAGAGCGCAGCGCGCAAACCATCTTCGCCGTCCCCCAACACCCCTACACCGAGGCCCTGCTGGCGGCCATGCCAGAGCGTAGCGACGGCTTCTCCCGCTTGGCCACGATTCCTGGCATGGTGCCCGGCCTCTACGACCGCCCTGCCGGCTGCTTGTTTGCCCCTCGATGCAATTACGCCGACGACAGTTGCCGGTCGCAGCGCCCGCCTCTGCGGGCCTGGCAGGACGGCATGGTGCGTTGTCACTACCCACTCGCCGAAGCCACCAAAAGCGCCGCCAAAACCGGTGCGCCAGTGGCCATGGGAGCCGCACAATGA
- a CDS encoding peptide ABC transporter ATP-binding protein — protein MNTPASTPITPVVVAKDLRRVYKIGRGFLREADHLQAVGGVSFSVDPGKTLAVVGESGCGKSTLARMVSLIETPTAGELKLTNVNVLTATPEERKTLRQAVQMVFQNPFGSLNPRKKIGAVLEAPLEINTTMTAAERAEKARSMLALVGLRPEHYDRYPHMFSGGQRQRVAIARALMLKPSLIVADEPVSALDVSIQAQVLNLLADLQQELGLAYLFISHDLGVVRHIAHDVLVMYLGHAVEQGEKKAIFAQPLHPYTQALLASTPGIVGTGDTRKRIVLSGELPSPLNPPRGCVFSTRCPNVTARCRAERPVLRELVGRQVACHEAEQFIQPAAQQQ, from the coding sequence ATGAACACCCCAGCGTCAACCCCAATCACCCCTGTTGTGGTCGCGAAAGACCTGCGCCGGGTCTACAAAATTGGCCGGGGCTTTCTGAGGGAGGCCGATCATTTGCAGGCGGTCGGCGGCGTCTCATTTTCAGTGGATCCGGGAAAAACCTTGGCCGTTGTGGGCGAGTCCGGGTGTGGCAAGTCCACCCTGGCACGCATGGTTTCCCTGATCGAGACACCCACCGCGGGTGAGTTGAAGTTAACCAACGTCAATGTGCTCACCGCGACGCCGGAGGAACGCAAGACGCTTCGCCAAGCGGTGCAAATGGTGTTTCAAAATCCATTTGGATCATTGAACCCGCGCAAGAAAATTGGCGCGGTGTTGGAGGCCCCATTGGAGATCAACACGACGATGACGGCTGCCGAGCGCGCCGAAAAAGCCCGGTCCATGCTGGCCTTGGTGGGTTTGCGCCCCGAGCACTACGACCGTTACCCGCACATGTTCTCTGGCGGTCAGCGCCAGCGGGTTGCCATTGCCCGGGCCTTGATGCTCAAGCCGTCGTTGATCGTGGCCGATGAGCCAGTGTCTGCACTGGACGTGTCCATCCAGGCCCAGGTGCTCAACTTGCTGGCCGACTTACAGCAAGAGCTTGGCCTGGCCTACCTTTTCATCTCCCACGACCTGGGCGTGGTCCGTCATATTGCCCACGACGTGCTGGTCATGTACCTGGGTCATGCGGTGGAGCAAGGCGAGAAGAAAGCCATCTTTGCTCAGCCGCTTCACCCCTACACCCAAGCGCTACTGGCCTCCACTCCCGGCATCGTGGGCACCGGTGACACCCGCAAGCGCATTGTGCTGAGTGGCGAGTTGCCGTCACCATTGAACCCACCCAGAGGTTGCGTTTTCTCAACTCGCTGCCCCAACGTGACCGCAAGATGCCGGGCAGAGCGCCCAGTGCTGCGCGAGCTTGTGGGCCGCCAAGTCGCCTGCCATGAGGCAGAACAATTTATCCAACCCGCTGCTCAGCAGCAATAA
- a CDS encoding ABC transporter substrate-binding protein — protein sequence MTQSKSIFRRKLAIKPTVLCALALPALMALAPASAKTLVYCSEGSPENFYPGVNTTGTSFDASEQIYDNIVKFERGGTKVVPGLAESWTVSPDGLEYTFKLRKGVKWQSNKNFKPSRDFNADDVMFMIERQWVENDPYFKVTSSNHAYFGDMGMPKLLKSVDKVDEHTVKFTLTKPEAPFLANMAMQWAGVQSKEYAIAMLKAGTPEKIDQEPVGTGPFMLVQYQKDAIIRYKAFPQYWAGKAKIDDLIFAITPDASVRWAKLQKGECHVMPYPNPADLPAMKKDSSVTILEQPGLNVGYLAYNTTKKPFDDVRVRKAVNMAINKQAIVDAVYLGTGIPATNPIPPTMWSYNKSIKDDAFDPAAAKKLLAAAGLPDGFATDLWAMPVQRPYNPNAKRIAELMQADLAKVGIKAEIKSFEWGEYRKRMQAGEHQMGMLGWTGDNGDPDNFLNTLLGCTSAKSNGSNVAKFCDPKFEELVQKAKVVTNMAERTKLYEKAQVIFKEQAPWFTIAHAVQLKPVRNEVIDFKLSPFGRHTFYGVDMK from the coding sequence ATGACACAATCCAAGTCAATCTTTCGACGAAAACTAGCCATCAAGCCCACGGTGCTTTGCGCGCTGGCCTTGCCCGCGCTGATGGCGCTGGCCCCTGCGTCCGCCAAGACGCTGGTTTATTGTTCGGAAGGCAGTCCGGAAAACTTCTACCCTGGCGTCAACACCACCGGTACGTCGTTTGATGCCAGCGAACAGATCTACGACAACATCGTCAAATTTGAGCGCGGTGGCACCAAGGTCGTCCCCGGCCTGGCCGAGAGCTGGACGGTTTCGCCTGATGGCCTGGAGTACACCTTCAAGCTGCGCAAGGGCGTGAAATGGCAGTCCAACAAGAACTTCAAACCCAGCCGCGACTTCAACGCGGATGACGTGATGTTCATGATTGAGCGTCAGTGGGTTGAGAACGACCCCTACTTCAAAGTCACCAGCTCCAACCACGCCTACTTTGGCGACATGGGCATGCCCAAGTTGCTAAAGAGTGTGGACAAGGTCGACGAGCACACCGTCAAGTTCACCTTGACCAAGCCTGAGGCACCCTTCCTGGCCAACATGGCGATGCAATGGGCGGGCGTTCAGTCCAAAGAGTACGCGATCGCCATGCTGAAAGCCGGCACGCCTGAGAAGATCGACCAGGAGCCAGTGGGCACCGGTCCTTTCATGCTGGTTCAGTACCAAAAAGATGCCATCATTCGCTACAAGGCCTTCCCACAGTACTGGGCCGGAAAAGCCAAGATTGATGACCTGATCTTCGCCATCACCCCTGACGCATCGGTCCGCTGGGCCAAGCTGCAAAAGGGCGAGTGCCATGTCATGCCCTACCCCAACCCGGCCGACCTGCCCGCCATGAAGAAGGACAGCAGTGTCACGATTCTGGAGCAGCCTGGCTTAAACGTCGGTTACCTGGCCTACAACACCACCAAGAAGCCGTTTGACGATGTGCGCGTTCGCAAAGCAGTGAACATGGCTATCAACAAGCAAGCCATTGTGGATGCGGTTTATCTGGGCACCGGCATTCCTGCCACCAACCCAATTCCACCGACCATGTGGTCTTACAACAAGTCCATCAAGGACGACGCGTTTGATCCGGCTGCTGCCAAAAAATTGCTGGCTGCAGCAGGCTTGCCTGACGGTTTTGCAACGGACCTGTGGGCCATGCCTGTTCAGCGTCCCTACAACCCCAACGCCAAGCGCATTGCCGAGTTGATGCAAGCGGATCTGGCCAAAGTTGGCATCAAGGCCGAGATCAAGAGCTTTGAGTGGGGCGAGTACCGCAAGCGAATGCAAGCGGGCGAGCACCAGATGGGCATGCTGGGTTGGACGGGTGACAACGGAGATCCAGACAACTTCCTGAACACCCTGCTCGGTTGCACATCAGCCAAATCCAATGGCTCGAACGTGGCCAAGTTCTGTGATCCGAAGTTTGAAGAGTTGGTCCAAAAGGCCAAGGTCGTGACCAATATGGCTGAGCGTACCAAGCTATACGAAAAAGCCCAGGTGATTTTCAAGGAGCAAGCGCCTTGGTTCACCATCGCTCACGCGGTGCAATTGAAGCCCGTGCGCAATGAAGTCATTGACTTCAAATTGAGCCCATTTGGTCGTCACACCTTCTACGGTGTAGACATGAAATAA
- a CDS encoding thiamine pyrophosphate-binding protein → MTTKIAGHLLVECLMAQGVTHAFGVPGESYLAVLDGFHLHQKDIKFIINRQEGGAAFMAEAHGKLTGRPGVCFVTRGPGATNASIGVHTAFQDSTPMVLFVGDVASDTRDREAFQEVDYQSFFGPSTKGFAKRVERIDDARRIPEYVARAFATAMNGRPGPVVLVLPEDMLTQAVVPHPVTGVVPAALPRVNAVEAWSDPGALRTLREMLLKAERPFVIAGGGGWTVQAAQALQRFAENWKLPVGNAFRFQDTFDNHHPLYAGDVGIGINPKLAARIKDSDLVIAIGPRLGEMTTGGYTLLEAPRPKQKLVHIHACAEELNRVYMADLAINATMNAAARSLEVLTAPVTLPWEGLAEEAHADYVANLVPQALPGDIDMPAIVATLQKHLPEDVVLTNGAGNFASWIHRFYVHHGLVKGHKTQLAPTNGAMGYGVPAGIAAAITTGRLAFTIAGDGDFLMNGQELATATQYGAKTIVVLLNNSMFGTIRMHQEREYPRHTTGTQLKNPDFSALANAYGYVGVRITRTEEFEPALLAALAREEGSLIEVMLDPEVISTRGTLSAVTDAALLRLKTA, encoded by the coding sequence ATGACAACAAAGATTGCTGGCCACTTGTTGGTCGAGTGCTTGATGGCTCAGGGCGTGACGCACGCGTTTGGGGTTCCGGGTGAGAGTTATCTGGCGGTGCTGGACGGGTTTCACCTGCACCAGAAAGACATCAAGTTCATCATCAACCGGCAAGAGGGCGGTGCCGCCTTTATGGCCGAGGCGCATGGCAAGCTGACCGGGCGCCCTGGTGTCTGTTTTGTGACCCGAGGGCCGGGTGCAACCAATGCCTCCATTGGGGTGCACACCGCGTTCCAGGACTCGACTCCGATGGTTCTGTTTGTCGGTGACGTGGCCAGCGACACGCGAGACCGCGAGGCCTTTCAGGAGGTGGATTACCAAAGTTTCTTTGGCCCCAGCACCAAAGGCTTCGCCAAACGGGTGGAACGTATTGACGATGCGCGGCGTATTCCGGAATACGTGGCCCGCGCCTTTGCCACCGCCATGAATGGTCGACCGGGCCCGGTGGTGCTGGTGTTGCCCGAAGACATGTTGACACAGGCCGTGGTTCCCCACCCGGTGACTGGTGTGGTGCCCGCTGCCTTGCCGCGTGTCAATGCGGTTGAGGCCTGGAGTGACCCCGGCGCCCTGCGCACCCTGCGTGAGATGCTATTGAAAGCAGAGCGGCCCTTTGTTATTGCTGGCGGCGGTGGCTGGACGGTGCAGGCAGCGCAGGCATTGCAGCGCTTTGCCGAAAACTGGAAGCTGCCGGTGGGCAACGCCTTCCGGTTTCAAGATACCTTTGACAACCACCACCCCTTGTATGCCGGTGACGTGGGCATTGGCATCAACCCTAAACTGGCGGCTCGCATCAAAGACAGCGACTTGGTGATCGCTATCGGGCCTCGTCTTGGTGAGATGACTACTGGAGGCTACACGCTGCTGGAAGCGCCTCGGCCCAAGCAAAAGCTGGTGCACATTCACGCCTGTGCCGAGGAGTTGAACCGTGTCTACATGGCTGACTTGGCCATTAACGCGACCATGAACGCCGCCGCTCGCTCGCTGGAGGTGTTGACTGCGCCGGTCACCCTGCCGTGGGAGGGCTTGGCCGAAGAGGCCCATGCCGACTACGTTGCCAACTTGGTGCCACAGGCGCTGCCAGGTGACATTGACATGCCCGCCATCGTTGCCACCTTGCAAAAGCACCTGCCCGAGGATGTGGTGCTGACCAACGGCGCAGGTAATTTCGCCAGCTGGATTCACCGCTTTTACGTCCACCACGGCTTGGTCAAAGGCCATAAAACCCAATTGGCGCCGACCAATGGAGCCATGGGCTATGGCGTGCCGGCAGGGATCGCGGCGGCCATCACGACGGGCCGACTCGCGTTCACGATTGCCGGCGACGGGGACTTTTTAATGAACGGCCAAGAGCTGGCCACGGCGACCCAATACGGCGCAAAAACGATTGTGGTGCTGCTGAACAACAGCATGTTTGGCACGATTCGCATGCACCAGGAGCGCGAGTACCCACGGCACACCACGGGGACTCAGCTGAAGAACCCGGACTTTTCCGCCCTGGCCAATGCCTACGGTTATGTGGGAGTTCGCATTACTCGCACCGAAGAGTTCGAGCCTGCTTTGCTGGCCGCTCTGGCACGGGAAGAGGGCAGTTTGATCGAGGTGATGTTGGACCCGGAGGTCATCAGCACCCGCGGTACTTTGAGTGCGGTGACTGACGCGGCCTTGCTTCGACTGAAAACGGCGTAG
- a CDS encoding MFS transporter has protein sequence MTSASFSPSASVPLQQDAAIIGLVGLAHGSSHFAHLLLPLMFPVFMIEFGLSFSELGLLMTTFFVVSGLGQASAGFLVDHVGARPLLFVALGIFVVACGLASMVTGYSGLISVAALAGLGNATFHPVDFTILNQRVSAPRLGHAFSAHGLTGNLGWAAAPVFMAGITSLYNWRAAYVAAALMYVAIFVLLYLHRDKLSTQAVQHPASGPTEHSMAFMKLPVVWWCFSFFLLSTMTLAVIQSFSVSILKAMHGISFEAATLTLTAYMLCGAVGMFVGGFIAARAANSDRVVAVAMTAGALLLALCGTGLFGATGTMVVLAATGFAVGIGGPSRDMMIKKATPKGATGRVYGMVYSGLDVGFAISPVLFGVFMDRGWYGATLLGAALVLLLSVVAALGVGLRTAGRAKTA, from the coding sequence ATGACCTCAGCTTCCTTTTCTCCCTCTGCGAGCGTGCCCCTCCAGCAGGACGCGGCCATCATTGGCCTAGTCGGTTTGGCGCATGGCAGTTCTCACTTTGCTCACTTGCTACTGCCCTTGATGTTTCCGGTTTTCATGATTGAGTTTGGACTGAGTTTTTCGGAGTTGGGTTTGTTAATGACCACGTTTTTTGTGGTGTCAGGCCTGGGACAGGCGAGTGCCGGTTTTCTGGTGGACCATGTGGGCGCAAGACCTTTGCTCTTTGTGGCGCTGGGCATTTTTGTGGTGGCCTGTGGCTTGGCCTCGATGGTGACTGGCTACAGTGGCTTGATTAGCGTGGCGGCCTTGGCCGGTTTGGGCAATGCCACCTTTCACCCAGTGGACTTCACGATATTGAACCAGCGCGTGTCGGCACCTCGGTTGGGGCATGCCTTTAGCGCGCATGGGCTCACGGGTAATTTAGGCTGGGCTGCCGCGCCGGTGTTCATGGCTGGCATCACCAGCCTTTACAACTGGCGCGCCGCCTATGTTGCGGCGGCGCTCATGTATGTGGCGATTTTTGTGTTGCTGTATCTGCACCGAGACAAGCTCAGCACGCAAGCGGTTCAGCACCCGGCCAGTGGGCCAACCGAGCACAGTATGGCGTTCATGAAGTTACCGGTGGTGTGGTGGTGTTTCAGCTTTTTCTTGCTGTCGACCATGACATTGGCGGTGATTCAGAGTTTTTCCGTGTCCATTTTGAAAGCCATGCACGGCATCAGCTTTGAGGCGGCCACGCTGACGCTGACTGCCTACATGCTGTGTGGCGCGGTGGGCATGTTTGTGGGTGGGTTTATTGCGGCCCGTGCGGCCAACAGCGACCGTGTGGTAGCCGTGGCCATGACAGCCGGTGCGCTGCTGCTTGCGTTGTGCGGCACCGGTCTGTTTGGCGCCACCGGCACCATGGTGGTGCTTGCGGCCACGGGCTTCGCGGTGGGCATTGGTGGGCCGTCGCGCGACATGATGATTAAGAAAGCAACGCCCAAGGGTGCAACCGGGCGGGTGTATGGCATGGTGTATTCCGGTCTGGACGTGGGTTTTGCCATTTCCCCCGTGTTGTTTGGCGTTTTCATGGACCGGGGCTGGTACGGCGCGACCTTGCTGGGCGCGGCACTGGTATTGCTACTGAGTGTTGTGGCCGCGTTGGGCGTGGGCCTTCGCACGGCGGGCCGAGCGAAGACTGCTTAA
- a CDS encoding helix-turn-helix domain-containing protein: protein MKRRHALTPEPIGDTDPVAPTRQRPVRSRTRALAVDAHFEPHFHPWAQLAYCAHGLIQVTASEGDRETTFILPPSRAVWIPPGARHAVTVLEATELRTVYLDPSATPRGWQGCRVMVVSSLMRELIRALEASTPSARDDALMALTLHEITHAGTQSLGVPLPRDKRLRALCESVLQAPGRCATLAQWAVDTGASERTVARLFRTELATTFQQWRLQAVLAHALPMLACGTPVSEVAAASGYASDSAFSAMFKSALGQSPSYFQLKNTLRP, encoded by the coding sequence ATGAAACGCCGCCATGCGCTAACCCCTGAACCGATTGGCGACACCGACCCGGTTGCCCCTACACGACAGCGCCCTGTACGCAGTCGCACCCGCGCGCTCGCGGTGGACGCCCACTTCGAGCCGCACTTTCACCCCTGGGCGCAATTGGCCTACTGCGCGCACGGCTTGATTCAGGTGACGGCCAGTGAGGGCGACCGGGAAACCACCTTCATCCTGCCGCCATCCCGGGCGGTGTGGATTCCCCCTGGCGCCCGCCACGCGGTCACGGTGCTGGAAGCCACCGAACTGCGAACGGTGTATCTGGACCCCAGCGCGACGCCACGGGGCTGGCAAGGCTGCCGCGTCATGGTGGTGTCCAGTCTCATGCGCGAACTCATTCGGGCGCTGGAGGCCTCCACGCCCTCAGCACGCGACGACGCCCTGATGGCGCTGACCCTGCATGAAATCACCCATGCCGGCACCCAGTCGCTGGGCGTGCCGCTGCCCCGTGACAAACGCTTGCGCGCCCTGTGCGAATCGGTGCTGCAGGCCCCCGGGCGTTGCGCTACCCTGGCGCAGTGGGCGGTGGACACGGGAGCCAGCGAACGCACGGTGGCGCGCCTGTTTCGAACCGAGTTGGCCACCACCTTTCAGCAGTGGCGCCTGCAAGCTGTGCTCGCCCACGCCCTGCCCATGCTGGCGTGCGGCACCCCCGTCAGTGAAGTGGCTGCGGCAAGCGGCTATGCCAGTGACAGTGCGTTCTCTGCCATGTTCAAGTCCGCACTAGGACAATCACCTAGCTATTTCCAGCTTAAAAACACGCTGCGCCCGTAA